The following are encoded together in the Drosophila sechellia strain sech25 chromosome 3R, ASM438219v1, whole genome shotgun sequence genome:
- the LOC6607190 gene encoding protein MLP1 homolog, producing the protein MTYSHNSVRNNIRMTTASATKSIRLKKGAASATSASNSSTPSPTSAPVSPTSVSASAPATPLVTAHSNSIASSTNNAQFLSSSPTSLGLGLGLSALATPPNQRQRQLQSQSQSTGSKNKYQQSQQQRQSPQQQQGSSVGGGGFFFANNNRRNGGGRSPQGTMQVRQSPATILGGGFSPGIVGGSARKQRKSPSLGGKISPQHQMQMQQQHPLIPTALTHFAGSKCFDAPAPTALPKPPQHWTLSRSEGKLPMMMPSMPKFQVPMQTGRSKRNLLDDFDTHNLKLLLNVQS; encoded by the coding sequence ATGACATACTCGCACAATAGCGTTAGGAACAACATCAGAATGACAACCGCATCGGCCACCAAGTCCATACGATTAAAAAAGGGAGCAGCATCAGCGACCTCCGCATCCAACTCATCCACCCCCTCGCCCACATCCGCACCCGTCTCCCCCACATCCGTATCCGCATCCGCACCAGCAACGCCCTTGGTAACTGCACATTCCAACAGTATTGCCAGCAGTACAAATAACGCCCAATTCCTGAGCTCCTCGCCCACGAGTCTCGGTCTTGGCCTGGGTCTATCCgcccttgccacgccccccaacCAGAGGCAGCGGCAACTGCAGTCCCAATCCCAGTCGACCGGATCCAAGAACAAGTATcagcagtcgcagcagcagcgccagtcgccgcagcagcagcagggatCCTCTGTAGGCGGTGGAGGCTTCTTCTTTGCCAACAACAACCGAAGGAACGGAGGAGGACGTTCGCCCCAGGGAACTATGCAGGTGCGGCAGTCACCCGCCACCATTTTGGGTGGAGGCTTCTCGCCGGGAATCGTCGGAGGATCGGCTCGCAAGCAGAGGAAGAGCCCTTCGTTAGGCGGAAAGATATCGCCCCAGCaccagatgcagatgcagcagcagcacccacTCATACCCACCGCACTGACGCATTTCGCGGGCAGCAAGTGCTTTGATGCACCAGCTCCAACGGCGCTGCCCAAGCCACCGCAGCACTGGACGTTGTCCAGGTCGGAGGGTAAGCTTCCCATGATGATGCCGTCGATGCCCAAGTTCCAGGTGCCGATGCAGACAGGCCGCTCGAAGCGGAATCTCCTCGATGACTTCGACACGCACAACCTGAAGTTGCTGCTCAATGTGCAGTCGTAA
- the LOC6607191 gene encoding uncharacterized protein LOC6607191, producing MSSLDCMKWSDREISAWNQSNISQFADKMWSSTTILVFLAAFTLVQGSMRFHFTLDFHVPQPPNASDTIDKTIIVENNRISMVDNEEATTKAPMTQWTEQDQYNQDALLKVTDTRRSVQQLNTELSPLVGRSTDLARRIKQSMRYVNEVDANLDDLTSFGQLVELLTKFVILVDNLRDPNNLGGIRSLEYVLLKLALEKYDLLNKRQEIGEYLERAESAWRRYQNTQVVVLDNST from the exons ATGTCGAGCTTGGATTGCATGAAGTGGTCTGATCGTGAGATTTCAGCTTGGAATCAGTCAAACATTTCCCAGTTCGCCGACAAGATGTGGTCCTCTACGACTATTTTGGTTTTCCTAGCAGCATTTACTTTGGTCCAG GGCAGCATGCGGTTCCACTTTACCCTGGATTTTCACGTACCGCAGCCGCCGAATGCATCCGACACCATCGACAAGACCATTATTGTGGAGAACAATCGGATATCTATGGTAGACAACGAAGAAGCGACCACTAAGGCTCCGATGACCCAATGGACGGAACAGGATCAGTATAACCAGGACGCATTGCTGAAGGTGACTGATACGCGCAGATCGGTGCAACAGCTGAATACGGAGCTATCACCCTTGGTTGGCAGGAGCACCGATTTGGCCAGAAGGATTAAGCAGAGTATGCGATACGTCAACGAGGTGGATGCTAATCTGGATGATTTGACCAGCTTTGGGCAGCTGGTGGAGCTGCTCACGAAATTCGTTATCCTAGTTGATAACCTAAGGGATCCAAACAATCTCGGAGGCATTCGAAGCCTGGAGTACGTACTCCTCAAGTTGGCTCTAGAGAAGTACGACCTGCTCAACAAGCGACAGGAGATCGGTGAATACTTGGAAAGGGCGGAGAGTGCCTGGCGAAGATACCAAAACACGCAGGTGGTTGTTCTGGATAACTCCACCTGA
- the LOC6607192 gene encoding uncharacterized protein LOC6607192 yields MGNHKVLRSAGNNLRYSMYEFIDAIHKRSIIWERSHPNFHNRELRDEAWQQIGHELCANFDDSSEPERQEIVKTLLKRWKNTRDSYLRVNRLRQSGEEVARASYIYEKELSFLLNVKAESEDDVLSLKEQPKPQGKRKRVSTAALRSAKTPRKRNSDQESNIDPAIRNPAIPDNINRVLEDLGCAKGDTATPEIAYIPHLPPDPPCSTNTAYLSADPDQAFFDTIKPHMQQMCADRKLDFQIEVLKILRNFKPN; encoded by the exons atggGCAATCATAAAGTTCTTCGATCAGCGGGAAACAATTTGCGCTATTCGATGTACGAGTTTATTGACGCGATACACAAACGTTCTATTATATGGGAACGGAGCCACCCAAACTTCCATAACCGCGAACTCAGAGATGAGGCCTGGCAGCAAATTGGGCACGAGCTTTGCGCGAATTTTGACGACTCCAGCGAGCCGGAGAGGCAGGAAATAG TTAAAACCCTGCTCAAACGTTGGAAAAACACGAGGGACAGCTACCTACGGGTCAACCGGCTACGTCAAAGTGGGGAGGAGGTGGCCAGAGCTTCCTACATCTACGAAAAGGAACTGAGTTTCCTGCTGAACGTGAAAGCAGAGTCGGAGGACGATGTATTATCCTTGAAAGAGCAACCCAAGCCTCAGGGCAAACGGAAGCGAGTGAGCACTGCCGCACTGAGATCTGCAAAAACTCCACGAAAGAGAAACTCCGACCAGGAATCGAATATTGACCCTGCCATCCGTAATCCAGCCATTCCGGACAACATAAATAGGGTTTTGGAAGATCTGGGCTGCGCCAAGGGGGACACCGCCACTCCGGAAATCGCATATATTCCACATTTACCACCAGATCCACCCTGCAGTACAAACACCGCCTACTTGTCCGCCGATCCTGATCAGGCCTTCTTCGACACAATTAAGCCTCACATGCAGCAGATGTGCGCCGATCGTAAGCTCGACTTTCAGATCGAGGTCCTGAAAATCCTACGCAACTTCAAGCCGAATTGA
- the LOC6607193 gene encoding T-complex protein 1 subunit eta, which produces MQPQIVLLKEGTDSSQGKPQLVSNINACQSIVDAVRTTLGPRGMDKLIVDARGKATISNDGATIMKLLEIIHPAAKTLVDIAKSQDAEVGDGTTSVVLLAGEFLKQVKPFVEEGVHPRVIIKAIRKALQLCMEKINEMAVQIVEQSKDQQRALLEKCAATAMSSKLIHQQKDFFSRIVVDAVLSLDELLPLNMIGIKKVTGGSLEESQLVSGVAFKKTFSYAGFEMAPKSYDNCKIALLNIELELKAERDNAEIRVDNVKEYQKVVDAEWQILYNKLAKIHESGANVVLSKLPIGDVATQYFADRDIFCAGRVPEEDLKRTMKACGGAVMTTANDIKPNVLGLCEHFEERQVGGERFNLFQGCPNAKTSTLILRGGAEQFLEETERSLHDAIMIVRRTIKHDSVVAGGGAIEMELSKLLRDYSRTIAGKEQLLIAAIAKGLEIIPRQLCDNAGFDATNILNKLRQKHAQGGQWFGVDINKEDISDNYEQCIWEPSIIKINALTAAAEAACMILSVDETIKSPKAGEPPMAGGGMGMGRGMGRPM; this is translated from the exons ATG CAACCGCAAATCGTGCTCCTCAAAGAAGGCACTGACTCGTCGCAGGGCAAGCCGCAACTGGTGTCCAACATCAATGCCTGCCAGTCGATCGTGGACGCGGTGCGGACCACTCTGGGTCCCCGTGGCATGGACAAGCTGATTGTGGATGCCCGCGGCAAGGCAACGATCTCCAACGATGGAGCCACCATCATGAAGCTGCTGGAGATCATCCATCCGGCGGCCAAGACCCTGGTGGACATTGCCAAGTCACAAGACGCCGAG GTGGGTGATGGCACCACGTCCGTGGTTCTGCTGGCCGGCGAGTTCCTTAAGCAGGTGAAACCCTTCGTGGAGGAGGGAGTGCACCCACGAGTCATCATTAAGGCCATCCGCAAGGCCCTGCAGCTCTGCATGGAGAAGATCAACGAAATGGCCGTCCAGATTGTCGAACAGTCCAAGGACCAGCAGCGTGCTCTCCTTGAGAAGTGCGCAGCCACTGCCATGTCCTCCAAGTTGATTCACCAGCAGAAGGACTTCTTCTCCCGCATTGTAGTCGATGCTGTTCTCTCACTGGATGAGCTGCTGCCCCTCAACATGATTGGCATTAAGAAGGTGACCGGTGGCTCGCTGGAGGAGTCACAGCTGGTGTCGGGCGTGGCTTTCAAAAAGACCTTTTCCTATGCCGGCTTCGAAATGGCCCCCAAATCCTATGACAACTGCAAAATTGCCCTGCTCAACATCGAATTGGAGCTTAAGGCTGAGCGCGACAACGCCGAGATCCGCGTAGACAACGTCAAGGAGTACCAGAAGGTGGTCGACGCCGAGTGGCAAATCCTCTACAACAAGCTGGCCAAGATCCACGAGTCTGGCGCCAATGTTGTCCTCTCCAAGCTGCCCATCGGTGATGTGGCCACACAGTATTTCGCCGACCGCGACATATTCTGCGCCGGCCGCGTTCCCGAAGAAGATCTTAAGCGCACCATGAAGGCTTGCGGTGGAGCCGTCATGACGACGGCCAATGACATTAAGCCCAATGTTCTCGGTCTGTGCGAACACTTCGAGGAGCGTCAGGTGGGCGGCGAACGTTTCAACCTCTTCCAAG GCTGTCCCAATGCCAAGACGAGCACCCTTATCCTACGTGGCGGTGCCGAACAGTTTCTGGAGGAGACTGAGCGATCCCTCCACGACGCTATCATGATCGTGCGCCGCACCATCAAGCATGATTCCGTGGTGGCCGGCGGTGGTGCCATTGAGATGGAATTGTCCAAGCTGCTGCGCGACTATTCGCGCACCATTGCCGGCAAGGAGCAGCTGCTGATCGCTGCCATCGCCAAGGGCCTGGAGATCATTCCTCGCCAGCTGTGCGACAACGCCGGTTTCGATGCCACCAACATTCTCAACAAGTTGCGCCAGAAGCACGCCCAGG GAGGCCAGTGGTTCGGCGTCGACATCAACAAGGAAGACATTTCGGACAACTATGAGCAGTGCATCTGGGAGCCGTCTATCATCAAGATTAATGCACTGACGGCGGCCGCCGAGGCAGCCTGCATGATCCTTTCCGTCGATGAGACAATAAAGAGTCCCAAGGCCGGAGAACCCCCGATGGCCGGCGGTGGCATGGGAATGGGTCGCGGAATGGGCAGGCCCATGTAA
- the LOC6607194 gene encoding uncharacterized protein LOC6607194 produces MSSSGRKRKQLLKPRQDDHRSPVKRRSVDIKSEPLDGYPALADYDLSTADIKPDLTELQLQLVAEQQAPTNTVRLELEEQESDSDEDGYSELDYQAADVFCQDDMDDYDPDWSSQQAGSRLLFKFPIQQTGLKFGQRFQGPQHYFNQLLGNRSKFFSSLAQGCNLKGGELKSKPTTAEEMEIFMALSLLMCDLKLEHLSDYWSTNMFYGLVGFSGKMPLERYQQLLHSLNFDAPQLETGRAKLKNFVLLDFINERMEEIYICGQQMVLNEPITLWKGALRYQDDLPNKFRTNALLLHMLTEQSGLVVKILPEIVRKEDAPAWVRNSRQLVEHRNKIALKLMEGYQGGRTVYASKFYGSYGLAQELAKKSTYCSGLLDRNRYGNSKALVHQRLDSNSISTSYATSLMMAKWRRRAKSLYFFSSDCLAIYSKEMAMQKTNAKPKLIQELEFQLRPGNDGRHHLIHYQAACKELPANMKLTIFLLNILVYNAYLLYFANGQNARVGHLKSYSEFRVIIIKSLLREEVTNEPVISPQKPETYERSKNKPVPEPRLKTVLHEPMLIQQNGKPAKKNCRYCHKGGMLQFSRYMCNTCPDKPGLCQEPCFLLWHEQLKK; encoded by the exons ATGTCTAGCTCCGGGAGAAAGCGCAAGCAGCTACTGAAGCCGCGCCAGGACGATCACCGATCGCCGGTGAAGCGGCGCAGTGTGGACATCAAGTCGGAACCCTTGGACGGCTATCCGGCGCTCGCAGACTACGATTTAAGTACGGCCGATATAAAGCCGGATCTCACTGAACTCCAATTGCAGCTGGTGGCGGAGCAGCAGGCGCCCACCAACACCGTTCGCTTGGAATTGGAAGAGCAAGAAAGTGATTCCGACGAGGATGGCTACTCGGAGCTTGATTACCAAGCGGCAGATGTCTTCTGTCAGG ACGATATGGATGACTACGATCCAGATTGGAGCAGCCAGCAGGCGGGCTCCAGACTACTCTTCAAATTTCCCATCCAGCAAACTGGGCTGAAATTCGGACAACGCTTCCAGGGACCACAGCACTACTTTAACCAACTTCTGGGAAATCGCTCCAAGTTCTTCAGTTCCCTAGCCCAAGGCTGCAACCTCAAGGGAGGAGAGCTCAAGTCCAAGCCCACAACTGCCGAAGAAATGGAAATCTTTATGGCGCTTTCCCTGCTTATGTGTGACCTGAAGCTGGAGCACCTTTCGGATTACTGGAGCACTAACATGTTTTATGGTCTCGTCGGATTCTCTGGGAAGATGCCCCTAGAACGGTATCAGCAGCTGCTGCACAGCCTTAACTTTGATGCACCGCAGCTAGAAACTGGCAGAGCCAAACTGAAGAACTTTGTACTGCTAGACTTCATCAACGAGCGTATGGAAGAGATATACATTTGTGGCCAGCAAATGGTGCTCAATGAACCTATCACTCTGTGGAAGGGTGCATTAAGGTACCAGGATGATCTTCCAAACAAATTCCGTACCAACGCACTACTGCTGCATATGCTAACTGAGCAGAGCGGTCTGGTGGTGAAGATTCTACCGGAGATTGTGCGGAAGGAAGACGCACCGGCATGGGTACGCAATTCCCGGCAGTTGGTGGAGCACCGAAACAAGATTGCCCTGAAACTAATGGAGGGTTACCAAGGAGGACGCACTGTGTACGCCTCAAAGTTCTATGGAAGCTACGGCCTGGCTCAGGAGTTGGCCAAGAAAAGCACCTATTGCAGTGGTCTGCTGGACAGGAATAGATATGGCAACAGTAAGGCACTGGTGCACCAGCGGTTGGATTCCAACAGCATCTCCACCAGCTATGCCACTTCTCTGATGATGGCCAAATGGCGACGACGGGCAAAGAGCTTGTACTTCTTCAGCTCCGACTGCTTGGCCATTTATTCCAAGGAGATGGCCATGCAAAAGACAAATGCAAAACCTAAGTTGATCCAGGAGCTTGAGTTTCAACTACGACCTGGAAACGATGGTCGCCACCACCTGATCCACTACCAAGCTGCCTGCAAGGAGCTGCCGGCAAACATGAAGCTGACCATTTTCCTACTCAACATCCTCGTGTACAATGCCTATTTGCTATACTTCGCCAATGGCCAGAATGCGCGAGTCGGACATCTTAAAAGTTACTCGGAGTTCCGGGTGATCATCATAAAGTCGCTTCTTAGAGAAGAAGTGACGAACGAACCGGTAATTAGTCCCCAGAAGCCAGAGACATATGAACGGTCAAAGAACAAACCGGTGCCCGAGCCCAGGTTGAAGACGGTTCTACACGAACCCATGCTTATCCAGCAGAACGGAAAGCCGGCCAAGAAAAACTGCCGCTATTGCCACAAAGGCGGAATGCTGCAGTTCAGCAGGTACATGTGCAACACCTGTCCCGATAAGCCGGGTTTATGCCAGGAACCCTGCTTTCTGCTCTGGCATGAGCAGCTCAAAAAGTAA
- the LOC6607196 gene encoding uncharacterized protein LOC6607196, which translates to MSIQWLKHILLLAILVISAGARENRIPLDLKKSSIVMVKMSQILCQARIKVLFVYFENQTSHEHTGQILKEVTKCDISNQNTPLEAVKDDGILMYMVMIITNISQPLELSLIRKKSAAKHRSHVFLLVRDADTVSDAWMRASFRQFWKIWLLNIVILYWRDGRLNAYRYNPFMDNYLIPVDNKPNEVPILEQLFPKTIPNMQRKPLRMCIYRDDVRAIFWRQGIILGTDGLLAAYVAERLNATMMITRPHSYNNHNLSSDICFLEVAKEYVDVAMNIRFLVPDTFRKQAESTVSHMRDDLCVIVPKAKTAPTFWNIFRSFGALVWALILVSVLVANVFCYILKSEVGRVPMQLFAGALTMPMTRIPLNHSIRLFLIFWLYFGLLICSAFKGNLTSMMVFQPYLPDINQLGALARSHYHIIIRPRHVKHIQHFLTLGHKHESRIREQMLEVSDTQMYEMMRNNDIRFAYLEKYHIARFQVNSRVHMHLGRPLFHLMNSCLVPFHAVYIVPYGSPYLGFLNWLIRSSHEFGFERYWDRIMNSAFIKSGVKVVNRRRGSDNDEPVVLKLQHFHAVFALWLVGIGMACIVLAWEHLTHNYNLVVTKRRH; encoded by the exons ATGTCCATACAGTGGCTAAAACACATCCTGCTCCTGGCAATCCTGGTCATTTCGGCCGGAGCACGGGAGAATCGCATTCCTTTGGATTTGAAGAAAAGTTCGATCGTGATGGTCAAGATGAGCCAGATCCTTTGCCAGGCTCGGATTAAGGTCCTGTTCGTTTACTTCGAGAATCAAACCTCCCACGAGCATACGGGTCAGATACTCAaagaggtgaccaagtgcgACATATC GAATCAAAATACACCACTGGAGGCGGTCAAGGATGATGGCATACTAATGTACATGGTGATGATCATCACAAACATATCGCAACCATTGGAGCTTTCACTCATCCGGAAGAAATCGGCTGCCAAGCATCGATCGCATGTTTTTCTCTTGGTCAGAGATGCGGATACCGTTTCCGATGCTTGGATGCGGGCCAGTTTCCGGCAATTCTGGAAGATATGGCTACTGAACATCGTGATCCTCTACTGGCGAGATGGACGCCTGAATGCCTATCGGTACAACCCGTTTATGGACAACTATCTGATACCAGTCGACAATAAACCAAATGAGGTTCCAATTTTAGAGCAGCTTTTTCCAAAGACCATACCCAATATGCAGAGGAAACCGCTGAGGATGTGCATCTACAGGGACGATGTGAGGGCAATCTTCTGGAGACAGGGAATTATCCTGGGGACTGACGGCCTCCTGGCAGCCTATGTGGCTGAGCGACTGAACGCGACCATGATGATTACGCGTCCGCACTCGTATAACAACCACAATCTCAGCTCGGACATATGTTTCCTGGAGGTGGCCAAAGAGTACGTGGATGTGGCCATGAACATCCGTTTCTTGGTTCCGGATACCTTCAGGAAACAGGCGGAGAGCACGGTATCTCACATGCGTGATGATCTTTGCGTGATTGTGCCGAAAGCCAAGACTGCTCCCACTTTCTGGAACATATTTCGCTCGTTTGGCGCATTAGTTTGGGCCCTAATTCTGGTTTCTGTCCTGGTGGCGAATGTCTTCTGCTACATCCTGAAATCCGAAGTGGGTAGGGTTCCCATGCAACTATTCGCCGGAGCTTTGACTATGCCCATGACCCGGATTCCGCTAAACCACTCGATCCGATTGTTCCTGATCTTCTGGCTTTACTTTGGACTTCTCATATGCTCGGCATTCAAGGGAAATCTGACCAGCATGATGGTGTTCCAGCCGTATCTGCCCGATATAAACCAATTGGGTGCGTTGGCCAGGTCCCACTACCACATCATCATTCGTCCGAGGCACGTTAAACACATCCAACACTTCCTGACCCTGGGACACAAGCACGAGTCCAGAATTCGGGAACAAATGCTGGAAGTTTCCGACACCCAGATGTACGAAATGATGAGGAACAATGACATAAG ATTTGCCTATTTGGAGAAGTATCACATCGCACGTTTCCAGGTGAACAGCCGAGTGCACATGCACCTGGGTCGTCCGCTTTTCCACCTAATGAACAGCTGCCTGGTGCCGTTTCACGCCGTTTATATCGTTCCCTACGGATCACCCTACTTGGGTTTCCTGAACTGGCTAATCCGGAGTTCGCATGAGTTTGGCTTCGAGCGATACTGGGATCGCATCATGAACTCCGCCTTTATCAAGTCGGGAGTGAAGGTGGTGAACCGTCGTCGCGGGAGTGACAATGATGAACCGGTGGTCCTCAAACTGCAGCATTTCCACGCCGTATTCGCTCTGTGGCTGGTGGGGATCGGTATGGCATGCATTGTGCTGGCCTGGGAGCACTTGACCCACAACTACAATTTGGTGGTAACAAAGCGGCGGCACTAA